The segment TACGAGGAGTGGTTACGCGCGGCGTCGCCTCCAGGTTGGGAGCAGGAGATCGATTTCGTTCAAGATCTGCGTTATCGCTACGGATTGACGCCGACCATTGGAGCGCGCTACCTGTTTTGGCATCACTGCCCAACCCTGCCTTTTTCCTTTCGTGGGGTGGTAGTGATTAAACCGGTAGCCTTGGCCCGACTGATCGACCGTTCCCACGACGACACCCAGATCGGGCGCACCTTACTCGAAGAGGGTTGGATCCGTGCCTGGTTGGTGGGGTCGGGGCGCTTGCCTGACTCCTCGGCGTTGGATCAGGCCCTGCTTGCCCCGGACCAACCCTGGGAGGCCAAGCTCGAGGAGGTGTTACACCTCCTCGACCCCTCTCTACCCCTCCCACAACCTGTTGTGGAGCCTCATGGCATTAATTTCGGGGTACTCTCCCCAGGTATAGTGCGCACCCGGACCTGTACGTTGCGTAACGTTGGGCGTGGCTACCTCTATGGCATCGTTCGATTGGCTGATCTTGGGGTGGGGCTAACCTTGGATCACTACACTTTCTACGGTAACTCAGCAAAATTGGTGTTGACCCTAGATCTACACGAGGCAAGTGCAGGTACTCACCGCACGACAATGACCCTGGATAGCAATGGTGGGTCGTTGATAGTGCCGGTTACCTGGTTTATCCGCCAAGAAGAGGAGGATTGGCGGCAACGCTGGCAACGGTTGGTGGATGGATTTTTAGAATGAGCGAGATATTAGATTTCCTCCTTTTTCCGATGACACTAGACGAAAAATCCGTCGCAGGCCTCCAAATTCGTTGGTTAGACTACGCTAATTTGCTATTTTGCTACAAAAAATGCTTCGTTTTGGGTGAACAGCCAGTACCGCGCCTCAACACCGTTGCCAAAAGGATCAGGTGACAACCTCTCGATAACTCTGAGATAATTACACGACGAAGGGGAAAGGTTGTGTGAACGATGGTTTTTATGTGCGCTGAATTTGATGTCTTTGGCCCTACCAAAAATTTATCTCTCAGCTTGTACTTACATTCTCTTTTTCCTCTTGCCCCGGTAGCTCAGTTGGATAGAGCATCCCCCTCCTAAGGGGAAGGTCAGCCGTTCAAATCGGCTCCGGGGCACAAATAATCAATCATTTACAAAAGAATCCCGATGAAAAATCGAAATTCCCCGGGACCGTCTTTGGGCAAGAAGTGATTGAACCTTCGCAGGTATACCTACCTTGAAAAAACGTGAGAGATATTCCTGGTTCTTGGTGTCGTGACATTGGGGCCAGGAGTGATTTTGGTCGCTGCTAAGAAGAGCAAAAGATATGCGTAGTCGAGTAATTATTCTTATCTTATCGTACTCATTGGTTGCATTGTCTCAAGAGTGTCCGTCGCCCGACATTCCATTATCTACTCCCACCAGCCATTTTGTTGATCATGGTGATGGTACAGTAACCGATGTTACTACGGGTTTAATGTGGAAGCGCTGTGTTGAATCGATGGTTTGGAATGGAAATGGTTGTAGTGGTCACGAAGCCCATTTCACCTGGGGGGGGGCCTTGGAGCGGGTAGCCGCAATTAATGGGGGGAGTGGTTATGCCGGTCACACCGATTGGCGCCTTCCGAGTATTAATGATTTGGGGGCAATCGTTGAACGGCAGTGTAGCGAACCCTCTATTAATGTAGAAATTTTCCCAGACGCATCTACATCCTATTTTTGGACGAGTTCCCAGGTAGTGGGTAGTTCAGTGGGCGCGTGGTACATCTCCTTTGCGAGTGGGCATTATGGTTGGCACTATCGATTTGAAGACCATGCCATTCGATTGGTACGTGGGGTAAAGTAACTTTGTTATTTGGAGCCACATTCGCAAAGCGGTCATACGGTCCAGGAGTTGGCAATCTCTCGCTAATTAGCCCACTTTCCTCACTTTGGAAGCAAGAAGATTGCGATTTCTGGCATTGCCACTGTATTGGTATGTACCTTTGGGGCTGGGTGGTGTGCCCAGGAATATCACGTTTGTTTTCTGTCTATTCGCTGTTATT is part of the Gammaproteobacteria bacterium genome and harbors:
- a CDS encoding conserved exported hypothetical protein (Evidence 4 : Unknown function but conserved in other organisms), which gives rise to MRSRVIILILSYSLVALSQECPSPDIPLSTPTSHFVDHGDGTVTDVTTGLMWKRCVESMVWNGNGCSGHEAHFTWGGALERVAAINGGSGYAGHTDWRLPSINDLGAIVERQCSEPSINVEIFPDASTSYFWTSSQVVGSSVGAWYISFASGHYGWHYRFEDHAIRLVRGVK
- a CDS encoding hypothetical protein (Evidence 5 : Unknown function); protein product: MSEILDFLLFPMTLDEKSVAGLQIRWLDYANLLFCYKKCFVLGEQPVPRLNTVAKRIR